The DNA window GGCGCGTTTATTTGGTAATCCGGCTCAGAACTGGAAAAAAAATTAGTATATAAATCTTTCACTTAGCAGAAACTAAGAAGAAAATGAAGACACATCAAATCCTACTTTACTATTGTTATTCAAATATTAAAGACCCCGCAGAATTCAGGTTAAAACATCACGAATTTTGCATTGATCTCGATTTGCGAGGTAGAATTATCGTAGCTGCGGAAGGCATTAACGGTACAGTTTCCGGAACAATTGAAAATTGCTCTAAATACATGGAGCATTTAAATGCAGATCCGAGATTTGCAGATATTGAGTTTAAAATTGACAGCAGCAATGGACACGCCTTTCAAAAATTAAATGTGAGGTTAAAAAAAGAAATCGTGCATTCCGGCTTGGAGCATATTAATCCCAAGAAACGCACAGGTAAATATGTGGAGCCTGAAGAGTTTATAAAACTCAGTAAAAATCCGGATTTTGTAGTGCTTGATGTAAGGTCAAATTACGAACATGAACTTGGACGCTTCAAAAATGCCATCACTCTGGACATTGATCATTTCAGAGAATTTCCTGATAAAATTAAGGATTTAGAAAATCTTAAGAATAAGAAAATTGTCACTTATTGTACCGGGGGTGTAAAATGTGAAAAAGCAAGTGCTTATTTACTTGAAAATGGTTTTCACGATGTTTATCAATTACACGGTGGGATTATAAAATACGGAATGGAAGCCGGCGGTGAAGATTTTGAAGGTAAATGTTATGTTTTTGACAATCGGGTTGCTGTAGATGTCAATAAGGTCAATCCTAAAATTATTTCGAAGTGTTACATTTGTGCAAAACCATCAGATCGAATGGTCAATTGTGCAAACCCTGAATGCAATATTCACGTAGCTATTTGTGATACTTGCGGGGATGAATATCAGGGGGCGTGTTCTGAAGAGTGT is part of the Hyphobacterium sp. CCMP332 genome and encodes:
- a CDS encoding rhodanese-related sulfurtransferase, producing MKTHQILLYYCYSNIKDPAEFRLKHHEFCIDLDLRGRIIVAAEGINGTVSGTIENCSKYMEHLNADPRFADIEFKIDSSNGHAFQKLNVRLKKEIVHSGLEHINPKKRTGKYVEPEEFIKLSKNPDFVVLDVRSNYEHELGRFKNAITLDIDHFREFPDKIKDLENLKNKKIVTYCTGGVKCEKASAYLLENGFHDVYQLHGGIIKYGMEAGGEDFEGKCYVFDNRVAVDVNKVNPKIISKCYICAKPSDRMVNCANPECNIHVAICDTCGDEYQGACSEECMNHPEKRDYDGTGYYAKTLNGYNPKKDLKRKEVFNP